From the genome of Papaver somniferum cultivar HN1 chromosome 2, ASM357369v1, whole genome shotgun sequence, one region includes:
- the LOC113354468 gene encoding putative germin-like protein 2-1, with translation MKSSMGSLFVVFFFALVCSFAIATDPGSLQDFCVAAKNPNAAVFVNGLFCKDPALAVPEDFFLPRFNKPGVIKSPVGSVVTQANVAQIAGLNTLGISMARIDYAPYGLNPPHTHPRATEILVVLEGTLHVGFVTSNPENKLFTKVLHKGDVFVFPVGLIHFQANVGKIPAVALAALSIQNPGVITIANAVFGSKAPISDDVLAKAFQVDKKVVDYLQSQFWMDN, from the exons ATGAAAAGCTCCATGGGTTCTCTCTTTGTagtctttttttttgctttggtTTGTTCCTTCGCGATTGCTACTGATCCAGGATCCCTACAAGACTTTTGTGTTGCTGCTAAAAATCCCAATGCAGCTG TGTTTGTGAACGGATTATTTTGTAAAGACCCAGCACTTGCTGTGCCAGAAGATTTCTTTCTTCCACGATTTAATAAACCAGGAGTAATTAAGAGCCCAGTTGGGTCCGTTGTCACACAGGCTAATGTTGCTCAAATTGCTGGACTTAACACTCTGGGTATCTCCATGGCTCGTATTGATTATGCACCATATGGCCTTAACCCACCACATACACACCCAAGAGCCACCGAGATTTTAGTTGTTTTGGAAGGTACTCTGCATGTAGGATTCGTGACATCAAATCCAGAAAACAAACTCTTCACGAAAGTGCTTCACAAGGGAGATGTATTTGTATTCCCCGTCGGACTCATTCATTTTCAAGCGAATGTGGGGAAAATTCCAGCTGTTGCTCTTGCCGCACTAAGTATCCAAAATCCTGGCGTAATCACAATTGCTAATGCCGTTTTCGGATCAAAAGCGCCCATTAGTGATGATGTTCTTGCCAAGGCTTTCCAAGTTGATAAGAAAGTGGTCGATTATCTCCAATCTCAGTTTTGGATGGACAACTAG